Part of the Myxocyprinus asiaticus isolate MX2 ecotype Aquarium Trade chromosome 17, UBuf_Myxa_2, whole genome shotgun sequence genome, ATGTACATATTTGTTTCTTGCATCTCACTCTGTTTCTGGCGCTCCACTGTGCTGCCGCGGTTTAAACTAAACTCAGAATCGATTCTTAATTTTGAGTTGGAGAAAGAATGGCTATGCGTCACTGaatctgttgttttttttctcccactagttataattttttttatttatttttttttaatgttttttatacagcttaatatgcatagacTACAGTAAGTAAGCTGTTCATAGGCTTATTTTTCCCAAAAAGTGTTAACACTgtttggctctgtggtgctatcaaaacattgccctgtttgtttgagaatcTTGTTTGGGGAAGAACTGTTTGTCTTGACCCGTGACAGATGGGAGAAGTGTTCAGGAAACATGTCACgtatttgaatgtttaatgtTGTGTAATTATTGTTCTACTTATTAGCATGCTAACTTATGTTCCCTTTTTATTTTccagtaaagaaaacaaaaagctcCCCAAAAGAGAAGCAGGATACTGAGGTTGAAGTAAGAGACAGTCTAAGTCCAGAGGAGCTACAGCAGCAGCTGCTCAAAGAGAAAGAACTTCTGGAACGAATTCATACATCGATGACCTGCACTTACATCCTGCCTCTCGGCCGAGACCGTGTCTATCGGCGCTACTGGCTGTTCCCTTCTGCTGGAGTGCTGTTTGTCGAGGATGACTTCTTTGGTTTGACAGAGGACATGCTAGAGCCCCGTCCAACCCCTGAACAAAAAATAGAGGAGCCTTCCTTTGCTGAGAGCCCTGTGAAGACTAATGACACCACTGAAGAGCCATTGCCGTTCCAGAACACCTCACCCCCAGTCAAAAGGACCAATCAGTGGTCCTTCTACAGCACACGTGAGGAGGTGGAACAGCTTATAGAAGCTCTTAACTCTCGTGGAAACAGAGAGAGTGCCCTCAAAGAGGCTCTGCTGCAGGAGAAGGACAGAATCATTCAACTGCTGGATGGCAGTGCTGCTCAACGTTACCACCACTCAGGTATTAAGAGATTCACTTAGCTGTCAGACAGTCTGTTAGGTTATTTAATTGTATTGCAACCCAAGCTAGCTGACTGTAATACTACACACTTGTGTGTCTTTCAGGGGCACTTTGACTACTGCGTTTGATTTCCAGAAATTATGCATGGGTTATTAGTATCTGAACAACAGTGTAAAATGAGCGATTCAACTGTTAACAATTTTGATTCTGTCATTTGCCTACTAAAGATATTGGCTCCTAAATATTGTATTATTGAAACCAGGTGCTTTTAAGTAATTAGTTTGTAGCCCTGCATACTGTAATGTGATGTTATCTTTATATGTGAAGAATGTTGTAGATGATTATTATGGAATTAAAGttcattatttgtgtttttattgtacaGATAAACCACTGCTGGAGGCCAAAGGCAATATTATAAAATCTAAGGGTGGCCCATCTCAACCAGAAAGCACTGTACCTGCTGAGTGCTTCATGGAGAATCGTCTCAAAGATTTACTACTGGATATTGAGGATCGCATCTATCAGGGAACTCTGGGGGAAATAAAAGTATGTTGCTTTGCCCCACTTCTGtatgtattttctgttatattcATTAGACCTCCAATTATTAAGAAACCGCATCCTCCTTTTGTCCTTCTGGGACAAAATTAGCCCCATTGTACCGtatcatataaaatcatgttattaAACTTAAGTAAcatattacctgttcaaaactGTAAGAAATACTCTGTGTTTGCGTGCACAAACCCTGTTTTAGAGAAAAGTATGTAATTTGTAggaaagatgcagtacccagtAAAGCAGGTGAGGAAGCTAGAGAACAGTATGTGGCTAGTGGCCAAGTTtgtaaatgtggaaaaaaactaaaacatttggtcGGATTTGATTCCTAGATGTACAACaaactatttaaagctgtatAACATCCAGAAAGTCTGAAGGTGGAAGGTCACAATTGTTACTTCCTTACGGGTCAAAATGTACTTATTAAAACAATGGAAGGaaccattttgttttaaaaatgtatttgaaactGTTGTTTACAGccgcggcccatgcattttaagtctaggccttcagtgcgattcatgccattaagaaaacacagtttcacaattaataagacaccgtatgcctatcatacattacatggcagtcaactaataataccaattgaaattttaaaaacatgtccacacacgaaagccagaaccaaggagatctaataccaagaaaaagctctctaataatatttgcgattttaaattttgcttgcaataaattgtttcgtcagggtgcacggttacttttcaaaacttgatctgacactgaatgctcaagcagcctaatttacgcttagaaaactcttgatgttgctataacaatgcaaaaagcacttaccaatttgcttaaagtgaaaatcagtcctcctcttctgtttaattaatcaattgcacgatcatgcagaacatctcaggtttttaaatccataaggatctctttctgaACGGCAacaccagcagtgatgacagccgactcataagcaagatctcacgctcttcgctttcaaataacGTACATTACTTAAAGCATGATTgagtcactcaaggccagctagaaggcctggactgggacattcctaaagaccacacccacaagaacaaataaatcaatctgattggctgatgaatctgacagtctgactttagatgcctattcacttacactattgagggattctgtggaaattctgaagtccTGATGGGGTAGAGCTCAGATTCAAGCGCTGCTTCgtctaaggagcatggcttcagaaacactttgcttgtaagcatagGGGAATAAATtgtgattggatacattttttgttttttgctattcttttgtagattaattaggagtggaaagcaattgaaaatacataagtaaaaaggtcaatgagaatgaaaggatgaaaaaatatttatatattaggcatgttacgccagcagagaaggctttgctggccctgagaaatcgccactggttgtttacaaaaaatataattattttattaatttattttattatttgtttgatggtcttgacaaagtcacgaCATTTGGTTCCATTTCCAAAAACTATACGGTGTTTATAACTAGGGCTGGATATTGAtaaagatttcctgattcaactcttctgattcacaagcttcgATTTGATATCAGTTCATATGGGTATATGTGGTTTGACCtttttatatgaattattattaatggtgatctgttaatttttgtaatatttgACCTTGTTTGTCCCTGAGAAGGTGATGGAAAGAAGTACATGGAGAGCAGCACTGGAAAACGGGAACTATGAACTACTGAGCCCAGAGTCTAAAGAAAACGGGCTGATCAACGGAGAAGATGAGGCGATGGAAATAGATGAGAACCACATTAAAGTCAAAGACAGGTCATTTTGCCTTCATATTTGTGTTATAGAGAGTAACGGGAAATTATTAGAAGAGTGGGGTGAATTTGAACCTGCATCACTCACGTGAGTACCACAGCTCAACATCATCTGTACCGTGCATAAGGAAACTTATGGTGTCTGTCTTTTGTTCAGGCTGCAAgagctgaagacagaaagtcagagCGCCATGTCCACTAGCTTGAGCACACCTCAGCCTGTCAACAACACAGTCCTCTACTTGGCACAAGCCCTGGCTCAGATTGAGCAGGGCATAGAGCGCAAGTTCCTGAAAGCTCCGCTAGGTAAGTTCTTCAGAAATTCATGACCAGTGTTTTTGCGATGGCTTCTGGGTTATGTTTTTATTCGTTCATTTGTGTAACCTGTATTTTAATGGTTTGGATGGTTGTGTTTGTATAAACTGGAGGATCTTTTTAAGCTTGGGaaatagaaactttttttttttttttttctgtagctcAATTGGCAGAGCATTGCACTGACAATGGTCACTAggtcgattcccagggaacacgcaTACTGATAGCTTAAGTGCCCAATTCACTCTGGATAAAGGCATCTTCCAAGTACATGTAAATGAATAATTGTTTTATTCAGGTGAAGATGATACCAAAAAAGaccaaaaaattaagaaaaaggaCAAGAAGAAAGATGATGACCAGTCCAGCGAGAAAGATGGTATGATTTGCTGTTAATCATTAATTCAGGAGGTTCACCATGTGCATTTACCAAACTCCTGAAAGTATGCTCTCTTTGAACACGTTAAATTGGTAGTATTGGCTGACACTGAggcctttttttttgtgtgtgtgtgtatgtgtgttttcagATGGTAGTGAGAGTGGGCGGCAAGTGAAAACCGTGCAGGAGCGTTGGCGTGAGTCTCTGTTGGGCTGCGCCAGCTTGTCACAGGTTTTCCTACATCTGTCCACTCTGGAGCGCAGTGTAGCCTGGGCCAAATCCATCCTCAATGCCCGCTGTAAGGTGTGCCGTAAGAAGGGAGATGCTGAGAACATGCTCTTGTGTGACGCCTGTGAGAGAGGCTACCATATTCACTGTGCACGACCAAAACTAAAGGTAAACTTACCACATTTCAGatgttaccatttttttttgCCTACTTTTTTAAAATTTGGGAAATTTAAGAATATATTCCTAAAAtggaatatatttttataatatggcCATTCACTTttctccatgtaaacatttgtttgtgtgttcttgCTTTTTTTGACACTTCACGAAGTTAGTTGCATTGGTCACCTTAGAAACTTTTTGGCAGTTTAAAATGTTTCAACTTCTGACACAAAATCTAATGATTTTTTACAGACTGTTCCTACTGAAGACTGGTTTTGCCCAGAGTGTCGACCCAAACAGCGCTCTCATAGAATCAACTCCCGCCAGCGCTCCTCCATTGACTCTGAGGAGGAAAtggatgaagaggaggaggaggaggaatctgaagaggaggaagaagaggaggaagaagaggagtcAGAGGAAGAACAGTCAGAGGAGGAAGAGAATGAGAGGTTTGGTGgatttgagtttttattttcattttgcttGCTTTTTCTctgcttgtttttgttttcagttgtctgacatgcaaaattatttactcacccacatgtttttccaaatccatatgactttcttccatgaaacacaaaaggagatgttattcagaatgttagcctcagtcaccgtttgCTTCCATTGAATGGggacaaaaaaaaatttgtgttcaatggaataaagaaagtcatatagatttggaacaacatgagggtgagtaaatgataaaagaatattATATTGTTGGGTGAAGGATTCCTTTAAGACtaactttctttttctgtctttttttttttaactctcctTAGTGTTTCTAAGAAGGCTGCTGTCAAACTTCCACTACAGAGCAATAAAGGAGGCAAATCAAACAGCAAATCAAAAAAAGCTGAATCAGGTCATTCCACACCTCGCTCTCAACAGAGCACACCCAAACAGAGCCAATCAGGTAATAAAGGAGGCACTAAAATCGCAGGGAAGAAACCTACACCACTGTCCAACAGCAAACCCCCTGCCCGGGCGGGCAGCCGCACCAGTGCTCGTCTTAGTCTAGAGGTGCTTGCCACTAATGGCACAACGGTCGAATCCAGCAGCAAGTCCAGTCCAGTTGCACAGAATACAGACTCCAAGAAGAGACCCATTACTGGTAAGGAGTGTAAATTGTACAGTCAATTGTCTTTGCCATACCAAATCGTTCcggctctaaaatctgattggataagcAATGTTCAAAGCCTTCTTAaaatagatacagtatatgcacaccTGTGAAAGCACAACAGTTAATGCACCAGCTGTAAACAGGCTACAATTAAGGCCCTGGCTCACTTCCTACGAAATTGAAGAACAAACGTgagtgacatcatttagaactaaatcaggccaaaacaaaggtgtttttgcgTTAGTTTCGGTGGTTtcggttgagagagagagagagaccgataGTGCGGTACCCCGGCTACAATGTCCGGAGACTGATATTGAGAGCACATTGCCCGCGACAAATACCGGCACACCAACATATACCAGCACGTGCATGTTTATTAGTGTAAGCATAACTATTGTTCATTCttgatgttagtttttttttttctaaaccccTATAaccaaagtattaaactttagcTCGCAACTCCTCTTGCACCATTTGAGCTACATACATGAATGAAACCTCAAATATTTCAACTAGTGGAGaaatgtgctattacttttcttgaCCGATAAGATTTTTGCCAGGCAaacaataaaatgggtgaaaaaaactCCACTGACTTGCATTAAAGAAGAGGGCACAAGCCATATctatggaccagaatatcatggagACTTAAGAGTGTGCTCTCTTGACTTTGGCCAgtaggcaaccacccagaacaccatagaaaccacctagcaacatgctaaaaaccatttAGAACACTTCCTCATTACAACCCCCTTGCAGTTACCTACAACACATTAGCATCGTGACTTTTTGCattccactcacattttcttcaaaaaatactGTTGACGATTTCTATCAATTTATTCAACATATAAAGTTGTTTATAAACCATTTATAACTATTATAAAAAGAGTAAGCCACCATAAGCCATTCATTACAGTGATATTAAGGCAACTTATTATTCTGCCtcagtttcattttattaaagcttTCTTGTTGTCctcatatgtatttttatttgtcactGTTTGTCCAGCAGAGGTCTCCCCAAAAGCCAAGATAGTCTTAGCCCCAACCACCACTTCTTCCAACCGTCGATGCTCAGGGAGGAACTTGGGAGTCCACGAGTTGTCAGCTTGTGAGCTGCTCACTGTGGACCTGGTCAGACATGAGGATAGCTGGCCCTTCAAGAAACTTGTGTCCAGAACTCAGGTAGTACACATCACAGTTAAGAGGCATTCACGCTCGTATACTTATGTAACAGTGTCATAAACCCTTCCAATAAGAAAATTCCTGATTGGTTTTACAACCAGCTGTACTCTTAAATAATCTCCACAAATGTTATTTGGGACGTTCCGTTGTGCTTCTGTTTAGTCACACCAGGTCCTTATATTTCTAGGTGCCTGATTACTATGACATCATCAAGAAACCCATTGCCTTGAGTACAATCAGGGAAAAGGTCAACAACTATGAATATCAAACTGCTGGTACGTTAACAATTTTTGTTGTAGAAAGAAAGTACGAGTGTAAACACAATACTTCACATCAGCATTTGTAATTTCTTAAATCTGACATGCATCCAACCCACCCTAACTGCTTGAAGTTGCACAACATCAGTCAACGCTAACCATAATTTCTTGATTTATTTCTAATCCTACAGCAGAATATATCGAGGATGTGGAGCTAATGTTTTCCAACTGTTTAGAGTACAATTCACGCAGTACCAATGAAGCAAAGTCCGGTCTACGGCTACAGGCCTTCTTCCACTCTGAACTTCAGAGATTGGGCCTGGCTGACCGCATGACCCCTCCACTAAAACGAGCACGGATGTAAATGAAAGTTCCTCACAACCCCACCAACTGGCTGTGGCTGAATGCCAGTTCATAATCCACTATCTAATTATGTTGTTCCGTGGCATTTGTGGAATGTTCATGAGCGTTCCTAAGTAGTGTGACACAATAAATTCTACCTAGCCCTTGTTAACGAGAAAATGTAGGTGCAGAGTGCAAACGAAATGTCACTCTGACAAATATCAAGTGGCATTTATCATTGCAGCCAGTGACGGGAGTATAAATCAAACTTTATTCCCATTAGTAGGAAATCTTTTAATCATAATGCATTTTTCATCCCAGGAAAAAGCTGTGCTGTGAAAAACTGTTTGCACTGTGTTTTCAGAAAAGTCCTTTCTCATTCAAATGAACTCGGGACAAAAAGCATTGTTTCTCAAAATGTAGCATCTGTATTTTGTACCTGCCTTTCTAGACTACTATTTTGTATAAATTTTTACTGGCTTAAGTGTCcgttgtaacaaaaaaaaaagtcttgcagCTCAAAGGAACAAATAGAATTTCTGTTTTGTAGTTGTGAATAGTTATTGTAAAGAGAAACTCGTTCAGGTCCCTATAGCTTGCTCTCAAACACTACATAGGCACCAAAACCATCCCCTTATTGTTATTCTTTTCACTTTTGCTTAtgtactgtttatttatttagatccaagtataatttgttttatttataagaTTGTTTTGTTTAGGTTTTGTTTGTCCCTTTTCCCCCCATATTTGTTATAGAACAGCCATCTTTAGTTAGTTCCAAAGAGAAAGCTGGGTAAATTAAAAGTTTCCTCTCCCAGGTCTTAAAGATTAATTTTATCTGCTGTGTACATTCTTTCtgtatgtaaaataaattttgttaatatttggcTTGAACGATGGTTTTCTTCAGATTCTTGGTGTATACGGTACATTGCAATTTTATATTACAGAACCACAGCAAGTAAACCAGAGCATGTGACTTTTTGCAGAAACTTTAGTTGCACTTTAAAACATTGACCAAAAAGAACTATAAAAACTGCCTGTTTCCATTTTGTGGCAACACTTTATTATAGCTTTCCTTCACTGATGACATCATCAAATATTACTAAATGAATGCTTAACAGGTCAATAGTTAATAAGCATTCAACTAGTCTGAAATATTAAActaatttatttacatattttatattctatataTTATCTACATAAACTACTGATAATATATttgattatatacagtacatacactcattggccactttattaggtacacctgtacatctacatattcatgcaattatctaatcattcGTGTGGTGGCagtataatgtataaaatcatgcagatatgggtcaggagcttcagttaatgttcacagcaacaatcagaatggggggaaaagtgtgatctcaatgatttggaccgtggtatgattgttggtgccggacgggctggtttgagtatttctgtaactgctgatctcctgggattttcacacacaacagtctagaGTGTAaagccatggtctaaatcactgagatcacactttttttttacccattctgatggttgaagtgaacattaactgaagctcctgacattaGACTGCTGCctcatgattagctgattagaaattgcatgaataagtatgtgtaccatatatatatatatatatatatatatatatatataaatatgagaccagggttgaggagtaacagaatacatgtaacgggattatgtatttaagttACAAAATATtgttaactgtattccactacagttacagtttaaatggttggttattagaatacagttacattcaaaacgtattttgattactgaagagattaatttgcattttattgtcatttgcttcatgtaatatttagtcctttcagatggaaaacatgtttctgtataaatgatgcgatccgaggAACGTTTGAACAACGGCGAACActttattataatgtgttacattcatacgagcagacagagggcgcTGTTACACTTTTATGAGTGAAAAGTGGACATGACGTCATTGAGGAAAAAGATGTGCTCGTGAGcactgtggggttttgaagtatggagcagcagaaatggttaaccttgtgtaaattgacatgcgaacatttagctttatactaagctaaaatgctgtttctagcacGTTACCAgctaagattttatttatttattttttttatcaagaaaatccatgttcgatcaaacatatatattttatttttctagtaagacctttgatatcaggGGAAAGATATACTGTAAAAATCTGAGCATTTTTGAATTGGTTACCTCTAAAAAACAATatctatacaataaaataaataaaatactttgcataagatatttaggctttttcagaaatgttttatatatatatatatatatatatatatatatatatatatatatatatatatatatatatatatatataacgtgtATTTTGTCAAACTGTACTGGCAGATGATTTTTTCTCACTTGTTATTAACTTTATAGTCTAAACGAGTGAAAAAATCtgacagtgctgaagaagtaatcatcagattacattactgaccttgagtaatgtaACGGaatgcattacaaattacattttgcagcatgtaatctgtagtggaatacatttaaaaactaacCCTTTATAtgactaaagtttttttttaaaaaggttctTTAAAGTGTTTCTGGTTTGTGTATTATAGTGTGTTttgtttgcattgcattgcagtaATGTTCAGTAAGTCTCTTATTCTTATTTGGTACTTCATTCTTTATTGCCCATCTATATTCAACAATTTCCATTTATTTCGTCAGCATGATTTTACACACAGTATTgccaaaacattaaacattaaaagaaaaaaagtactTTCAGCAAGACATCTCTTGTGGCATTTTTTGTCTATTTTAGTGCCAACTGTCCAAAATCCAGTGGCAAAGACACTGTGAATGACAGCGCATATGCTCGAGCAGTCTTAACTGCGGCTGTGcagtgatctctctctctctctctctctctttcacacactcatacacacactgtcTCGGCTGTTCACATTCCCAGATTGAAGTACCAAGAAAATAAACGTACATTGATTCATCGCAACCAGCGGACAGCATGGTGAGCACAGGTCTTTCCTTGCACATACACCATAGTTCGTTCCTATACCATATTAAATCTTTCAACTTAATCTTTGAGCGAAACTTTTGCTCGGTGACTGTCACGTTGTTCAGCTCCGGCTCGATTGTTCTCGCGGCGCAGTCGCGCAATTGCGAGGTGAGTGATTGTGTGCGCTCCGCTGGAGAAATGCGCTTTATTCGGTCccaggtttgttttgttgttcatTAAAGAACTTTTAGGTTGGTGTAGATCTATAGCTCAGGCCTTTACGCCGTGACGGCCATTTTAAGCTAATTTTAGCCGGTGCTTTATAACGGTAATCACTCTGAGCGAACGCCTTCTCCAACTTTTACGCATGAGAAATAACTTTCCCTACTGGCGAGCGCTGCTGTACTGACGGACACAGACACGTTTAATCAGAGCAGTATGAGCTGTTTCACTGTGTGAGATAGTTCCTATGTGTGCTGGGGAGTGAGTTGGGATATTTCTTAATGATTCAATAGGATTTAGGTGgccaaagtgagagagagagagagagagagctctacACCAGCTGCTCAGTGCGCGTTTGTGCGCCTGCGCCAAGTTGCTTGACAGCCGTTCCTCAAAACTTACTGGTAACTTGCTTTAAATTTAGCTGTACTTATTTAGTTACTAGTAAATGTTCCAATAGTAACTACTATCTATTTCCATAATTGTCAGtacttattaattatattaatattattctttagttctatatatattttttttacccacaaacagtgttgggtgtaattggattacaaagtaattagctaCTATAATCTAActacttttaggcacaaaaaagtagtgtaatgcattacgtttaaattattgtaatcagattacagttactgactttcaatgagaGTAGgctaattaattttaagtacattacttgggttacaaatatttctaaaaagatATATTATATACAGGGTGTCCCGTGGATCCTCAAAAAGTCTTacaatgtcttaaattcagttttccaaaatttaaggtcataaaaagtcttaaatatcttaaatgatacaacaaaagtcataatttttatttaaagaggtcttaaatttgggggcgaaaagacaggaatcgtgatatgacctaatgtgattatcaaacctcagaagaatatgatttaattaaataaatgcatgcgctgcatccttcaaagtgaaaacgcggcactgttgtattttcttcaTGCATGCGGGGGCTTGTGAGAGTTTtctgctgttgcagagcagttcacaatcattaggacatatcagaaatttatgacaagcgatcactaatgatcaCCGGTTGATGATGAcaatatagtgttgatgaaatatgaccatgtttacttttaattgttgtttatattgtaatacattgtagattattgtaggtgTACAATAAAgtgcatctaaaatgtaatagaatatggactcttgtagcctctttctggccctccccatcaaaggaaggaaagactaagaacatttcatATAGGGTACCAATTGTAAACATTATTgacagattaattgcctttcaacacattatcatatcagcaaaatccaatatcgatattggtcgacctctaatttgtatttatttttataatggtaCCTAAACCaatattaatgtgattttatatatatatatatatatatatatatatatatatatatatatgtgtgtgtgtgtgtgtgtgtgtgtggaaaacatgtcttgagtatttgaAACTTGTATacagcctaccctgttttactgataagccatgttaaggccatgttgaatgtctgtttaagtaagagtctgtgattcATGATTTAtattgagattgtgtgggtttgttttggtaggTTTTTGTATGACAGCCTAATAAGAATTATTTCAGAACGGTTTATACCCAAAAACTAACATTTCCAGAACATTGCAGGGTGGTTCTGTGTGACAACATAATAAGAACTTATACAGAATgctctctaatggttatttttaggttttatttttttatacccaTAATCTAATGTTTCCAGAACATTACATGTAGGTTTTTGTATGATAACCTAATAAGAACTTATACACAATgctctctaatggttatttttaggttttattttttatacccaTAAACATacattcccagaatgttgcaggaaTGTTtttgtgacaacctaataagaattTATACAGAAATATTTCTAATGGTTTGTTTTaggttgtatttttttatttacatttttcattcttcatatttttttttcattatatcttTGATTATTTTTCGTAAACGTTGCAGAGAGGTTCTTGATAGAATGACTGACGTTAGTGCAgtacagcatttaattaaatgtagaaaTTAAGATCACAGTTAATGGGATTTGAATGCATtttaatgaacagattaatttttGTTTGTACACCTGTATTAACTGTAGGCTATTATCTATTCCAATACTTATTAAATACTCCCTACTAGTAACTATTCCTATAGTGATTATTATCTGTTTCAATATATTCCCCATACTGGTACTTATTCTTTGGTTTCTAGAATCTATTTCATTGTTACTGgtgacaaaatgtaaatgtttgctaTTTATTTCTGTGGTGCTAGACATTACTA contains:
- the LOC127455489 gene encoding bromodomain adjacent to zinc finger domain protein 1A-like isoform X6; the protein is MPLLHKKPFVRQKPPADLLPDEEVFLCKVTHEIFRTYDKFFERTILCNSLVWSCAVTGKPGLTYQEALESERRARLNLQNFPTAMMVPILHLTALTHRSRLHEICDDVYVYVKDRFFPGEMVDVVSRSGTRQQCEILEVIPPRSNGAVNGHVKHHIEGDSIVISDSDEEITVTPPKTPSHVKKKAISPSLFKYKVQPVNPEGCEPLVVKPAQINRKKNVFSRDRLKLLLKQHCEPINGTVRLKPSTFAKYKLSEQNLSHFFPDEPPVFAFSPPVKGRGRHPNDASPTEMNYVEEKLKLMQHREQMMAMEKFKKEREDLVEAKKKEKEDKERKREEMKRIIEEEKLRRKEERERMKIEKEREREKLKEEKKKYAERLKLWSKPREDMECDDLKELPKPLPVKTRLPAELFGDALMVLEFLNAFGELFDLKDEFPDGITLEVLEEAVVGCDPEGPLCELLFFFLSAIFQALAEEQEEVAKDQVAEADTKDLSEALEDDADPTQSAISAVASLAAAWPQLHQGCSLKQLDLDSCTLSEILRLHILASGADCCSTNAKFRYQKQGGFGSTDDPCVELRLLNQSLVKKLSSTSVYDLLPGEKLKILHALCGKLLTLVSTRDFIEDNADDQRAAKQELRELKAEQHRRVREEAAERVRKRKEEKLREQEQKLKEKHEKFKEEAKNESHVAREEMDTSTESQEGHAEHTEDEEEQPTTSKKVKKTKSSPKEKQDTEVEVRDSLSPEELQQQLLKEKELLERIHTSMTCTYILPLGRDRVYRRYWLFPSAGVLFVEDDFFGLTEDMLEPRPTPEQKIEEPSFAESPVKTNDTTEEPLPFQNTSPPVKRTNQWSFYSTREEVEQLIEALNSRGNRESALKEALLQEKDRIIQLLDGSAAQRYHHSDKPLLEAKGNIIKSKGGPSQPESTVPAECFMENRLKDLLLDIEDRIYQGTLGEIKVMERSTWRAALENGNYELLSPESKENGLINGEDEAMEIDENHIKVKDRLQELKTESQSAMSTSLSTPQPVNNTVLYLAQALAQIEQGIERKFLKAPLGEDDTKKDQKIKKKDKKKDDDQSSEKDDGSESGRQVKTVQERWRESLLGCASLSQVFLHLSTLERSVAWAKSILNARCKVCRKKGDAENMLLCDACERGYHIHCARPKLKTVPTEDWFCPECRPKQRSHRINSRQRSSIDSEEEMDEEEEEEESEEEEEEEEEEESEEEQSEEEENESVSKKAAVKLPLQSNKGGKSNSKSKKAESGHSTPRSQQSTPKQSQSGNKGGTKIAGKKPTPLSNSKPPARAGSRTSARLSLEVLATNGTTVESSSKSSPVAQNTDSKKRPITEVSPKAKIVLAPTTTSSNRRCSGRNLGVHELSACELLTVDLVRHEDSWPFKKLVSRTQVPDYYDIIKKPIALSTIREKVNNYEYQTAAEYIEDVELMFSNCLEYNSRSTNEAKSGLRLQAFFHSELQRLGLADRMTPPLKRARM